From Spirosoma aerolatum, one genomic window encodes:
- a CDS encoding sensor histidine kinase, producing the protein MKRLLFTLLLSLLSMASAAQSVIVNDPDQTYSLFDHFVALETQPGQLTIDSLLQHPERYRFDPIGSHINPEKSYWLRINLTNNTPNDFFLRVHSFGNDILVCEATGRTLFQQIHQKRSATPAELAFRHSRNIFPLQARGGQTHQLYIYINQEFTMPNFQICGALPMAHQLHIEDWTYGIYYGFALLMALYSLLLFVQLRDRDNLMYSIWVLSHGFNIALSAGLTIEWLGTWQTVMQRFGWVTTTISILLIILFTMSFLSVRQYAPWLYRTGQVMVGVLCVSLVVLTLVAIGIVDFPLNYFFTINYTSSFIYVLLTAIVVLRRGNKAGWFLLLGHLALFASVYARIIEIFPFGFWQTFSVIIGSAVEMLFFTLGLSYKVNLLKKYQDEAIQEQLRLTKENQVLIETQNRVLEEKVEQRTAELKASQAQLILKEKLASLGELTAGIAHEIQNPLNFVNNFAEVSSELVDELQEGPLQAIAIAEKAYAEDVIKDLRQNLQKITHHGRRAEAIVRGMLDHSQASSSERQLTDLNKLANDYLRLAYQGFRTKDSSFNCQLVTSFDSSIPAIYLNNQDIGRVLLNLYNNAFYAVRQREKQKAISYQPMLEVSSYAQTGYVVLQVRDNGLGIHDSIKDKLFQPFFTTKPPGEGTGLGLSLSYDIVTKGHSGALLVESDEGDGAAFTVQLPI; encoded by the coding sequence ATGAAACGACTACTCTTTACCCTTTTACTAAGTCTGCTGAGCATGGCTTCTGCTGCGCAGTCCGTTATTGTAAACGACCCAGACCAGACATACTCTCTCTTTGATCATTTTGTCGCACTGGAAACCCAGCCGGGACAACTTACCATCGATTCGCTATTGCAACACCCCGAGCGTTACCGCTTCGATCCCATAGGTAGCCATATAAACCCTGAGAAATCCTATTGGTTGCGTATCAATCTGACCAACAATACCCCAAATGATTTCTTCTTGCGTGTGCATTCCTTCGGGAACGATATACTGGTTTGCGAAGCGACTGGTAGAACCCTTTTTCAGCAAATCCACCAAAAGCGGTCAGCTACACCTGCGGAATTGGCTTTCCGGCATAGCCGAAACATTTTCCCCTTACAAGCCCGTGGAGGACAAACGCATCAGCTTTACATCTACATCAACCAAGAGTTCACGATGCCTAACTTCCAAATTTGCGGTGCGCTTCCGATGGCCCATCAACTGCATATAGAAGACTGGACCTACGGAATTTATTATGGATTTGCCTTGCTGATGGCCTTATACAGTCTTTTGCTATTTGTCCAGTTAAGAGATCGTGATAACCTCATGTATAGCATTTGGGTGTTGAGTCATGGCTTTAATATAGCCTTGTCAGCAGGGCTAACCATTGAATGGCTGGGGACCTGGCAGACTGTAATGCAGCGGTTTGGATGGGTAACGACAACTATTAGTATACTCCTCATTATTCTCTTTACGATGTCATTTTTGTCAGTTAGGCAATACGCTCCTTGGCTTTACCGCACCGGACAGGTTATGGTTGGGGTACTCTGTGTTAGCTTAGTTGTCCTCACCCTGGTGGCTATAGGTATTGTTGATTTTCCTTTAAATTACTTTTTCACCATCAATTACACTTCCTCATTTATTTATGTCTTACTTACTGCGATAGTGGTTTTACGACGAGGAAACAAGGCTGGCTGGTTTTTACTTTTGGGTCATCTTGCTTTATTCGCAAGCGTTTATGCCCGTATCATAGAAATTTTTCCTTTTGGCTTTTGGCAGACTTTCAGTGTTATCATAGGGTCTGCCGTTGAAATGCTTTTCTTTACCTTGGGTCTTAGTTACAAAGTTAACCTGCTCAAAAAGTATCAGGACGAAGCCATCCAAGAGCAACTACGTTTAACCAAAGAGAACCAAGTACTCATCGAAACCCAGAACCGGGTGCTGGAAGAAAAAGTTGAGCAGCGCACCGCCGAACTCAAAGCCTCTCAGGCTCAACTCATCCTGAAAGAGAAACTGGCCAGCTTAGGTGAATTGACGGCGGGCATAGCCCATGAGATCCAGAACCCACTCAACTTTGTCAACAACTTTGCCGAAGTCAGTTCCGAATTAGTTGACGAACTACAGGAAGGTCCATTACAGGCAATCGCCATTGCCGAAAAGGCGTATGCAGAAGACGTGATTAAGGATCTTCGACAAAATCTGCAAAAAATCACCCATCATGGCCGTCGAGCAGAAGCCATCGTAAGAGGAATGCTTGACCACTCGCAGGCAAGTAGTAGCGAAAGACAGCTCACCGATCTTAATAAATTAGCCAATGACTATCTACGATTGGCATATCAAGGGTTCCGCACCAAAGACAGCTCCTTCAACTGCCAGTTAGTAACGTCATTTGACTCAAGCATTCCCGCTATCTATCTGAATAATCAGGATATTGGTCGTGTATTGCTAAATCTGTACAACAATGCTTTTTACGCCGTTCGGCAACGAGAAAAGCAAAAAGCCATTAGCTACCAGCCGATGCTGGAGGTGAGTAGTTACGCTCAAACTGGCTATGTGGTCCTACAAGTCAGGGATAATGGCTTGGGTATACATGATTCGATTAAAGATAAACTGTTCCAGCCCTTTTTTACGACTAAGCCCCCAGGCGAAGGTACAGGCTTAGGCCTCAGTCTCAGTTATGACATTGTTACCAAAGGGCATTCCGGAGCTTTACTAGTGGAAAGTGACGAAGGTGACGGAGCCGCATTCACGGTTCAATTGCCGATTTAA
- a CDS encoding 7TM diverse intracellular signaling domain-containing protein, whose protein sequence is MKRLLLTLVLCLFGLATHAQMLVLNDSLKTYYLQDFAEAVELAPGQATIDSLLKHPQKYAFVPVKQQMPTWEKGKVCWLRLRVTNELNADLFLHFPIFNNPQVLVYTVSNNRVVGSQTFRGIIARPSDSYYNIRRVCLLRIPMAQTHTVYISLGESGYSAFHATLQSSLALTKELQWQDLIAGLFCGFVLMVIIYSLLLYLRLGDKANLIYMLWVLLVAWNGLSFYNHMATYWPWLHNTGGHYALVWAYANTLVHQLFAISFLSLQQRSPALYRLSLLVIAFDIVAMGLFLTDNAPDIFLNLFLVTDSLYCLVVGIISYRKGFKPALYFVLGNLAFYVFMLFTVLMVVAIYPMNFWTYSSSYFGLIVEILFFTFGLSYKVNLLKKHQDEAIQEQLRLTQENQQLVETQNRVLEEKVEQRTAELQESLTTLKATQAQLIQKEKLASLGELTASIAHEIQNPLNFVNNFSEVSAELVDELEEEADAGHTEEVKAIAGDLRQNLQKVAHHGRRASAIVKGMLEHSRASTGEKQPTDLNVLADEYLRLAYQGLRAKDQRFSCELKTDLAADLPTVSVVPQDIGRVLLNLYNNAFYAVRQKQQTAPSDYQPTVWVSTRQEPGRVVICVRDNGTGIPDAVKEKIFQPFFTTKPTGEGTGLGLSLSYDIVTKGHGGTMTVESQEGEGTQFIITLPV, encoded by the coding sequence ATGAAACGACTACTTCTAACACTTGTACTGTGTTTATTCGGGCTGGCTACCCACGCTCAGATGTTGGTGCTGAACGATTCGCTGAAAACTTACTATCTGCAAGACTTTGCCGAGGCCGTGGAGCTTGCGCCAGGTCAAGCCACCATCGACTCGCTCTTGAAGCACCCGCAGAAGTATGCGTTTGTGCCAGTGAAACAACAGATGCCTACCTGGGAGAAAGGAAAGGTTTGTTGGCTACGGTTAAGGGTGACCAATGAGCTAAACGCAGATCTGTTCCTGCACTTTCCGATCTTCAATAACCCGCAGGTATTAGTTTATACCGTTTCTAATAACCGTGTGGTGGGAAGCCAAACTTTTAGGGGGATCATAGCCCGGCCTTCGGACAGCTACTATAACATCCGGCGCGTTTGTCTGCTTCGAATTCCAATGGCCCAAACCCATACTGTTTACATTAGTTTGGGAGAATCCGGTTATTCTGCGTTTCATGCCACTCTACAGTCGAGTCTGGCACTTACCAAAGAGTTGCAGTGGCAAGACCTGATAGCGGGACTATTCTGCGGCTTCGTGCTGATGGTTATTATATACAGCTTATTGCTGTATCTGAGGCTGGGCGATAAGGCCAATTTAATCTACATGCTTTGGGTATTGTTAGTTGCCTGGAATGGTCTGAGTTTTTACAACCACATGGCTACTTATTGGCCCTGGCTCCACAATACAGGTGGTCATTATGCCCTTGTTTGGGCTTATGCGAATACCCTGGTGCATCAGTTGTTTGCCATTTCGTTTTTATCCTTGCAGCAGCGTTCGCCTGCCTTGTATCGGCTCAGTTTACTGGTAATAGCGTTTGATATAGTGGCAATGGGGCTTTTTCTGACTGACAACGCACCTGATATTTTTTTAAATTTATTTTTGGTAACTGATTCTTTGTATTGTTTGGTCGTCGGTATCATCAGTTACCGGAAGGGCTTTAAGCCGGCATTATACTTTGTGTTAGGTAATCTGGCGTTTTACGTTTTTATGCTTTTCACTGTCCTGATGGTGGTGGCCATTTACCCCATGAATTTCTGGACCTATAGCAGTAGTTATTTTGGACTGATTGTTGAAATTCTCTTCTTTACATTCGGCCTTAGCTACAAAGTCAACCTGCTCAAAAAGCATCAGGACGAGGCCATACAAGAGCAACTTCGGCTAACCCAAGAAAACCAGCAATTAGTCGAAACCCAAAACCGGGTGCTGGAAGAGAAAGTCGAGCAACGCACCGCCGAGCTACAGGAGTCACTTACAACCCTAAAAGCAACCCAAGCTCAACTCATCCAGAAAGAGAAACTCGCCAGCCTGGGTGAGCTGACAGCCAGTATCGCCCACGAGATTCAGAACCCCCTCAACTTCGTCAATAACTTCTCTGAGGTCTCTGCTGAGTTAGTGGACGAGTTGGAAGAAGAAGCTGATGCGGGTCATACCGAAGAGGTAAAAGCCATTGCTGGAGACCTGCGCCAGAATCTCCAAAAGGTCGCCCACCACGGCCGACGAGCCAGCGCCATCGTCAAAGGCATGCTCGAACACTCCCGCGCCAGCACCGGCGAGAAACAACCCACTGACCTCAACGTCCTGGCCGATGAGTACCTACGCTTGGCTTATCAGGGATTACGAGCCAAAGACCAGCGCTTTAGCTGTGAACTCAAAACAGACTTGGCTGCTGATCTACCCACTGTGTCGGTGGTTCCTCAGGACATCGGCCGGGTCTTGCTCAATCTCTACAACAACGCCTTCTACGCCGTTCGTCAAAAGCAACAAACCGCCCCATCGGATTATCAGCCCACTGTGTGGGTCAGTACGCGCCAGGAGCCAGGGCGAGTGGTGATTTGTGTGCGGGACAACGGCACAGGCATCCCCGATGCAGTGAAAGAGAAAATCTTCCAGCCCTTTTTCACCACCAAGCCTACGGGCGAGGGAACCGGACTGGGGCTGAGTCTGAGTTATGACATTGTGACCAAAGGCCATGGAGGCACGATGACGGTGGAGAGCCAGGAAGGGGAAGGAACTCAGTTTATCATTACGCTGCCTGTTTGA